A stretch of the Papaver somniferum cultivar HN1 chromosome 6, ASM357369v1, whole genome shotgun sequence genome encodes the following:
- the LOC113289732 gene encoding uncharacterized protein LOC113289732, with translation MQRTTSLLSSCSSSSSSSSSFPLPLSIRDGLHFNLNRHNSSSLPYHHHHYTTKTPLNSSFFFRRVLPPVLRSTAVTEEIIETSKDELKFIEIGYVCNVHGLQGELRVKPNTDFPELRFSEGKRWLKERISGKEVIREVEIVEGREHAGQKSWILSFEGIDTIDQAKQLVGSALLVREEDRPVLEEGEFYNPDLIGMRVLLKDTGELVGTVVNVFSSGGNDLLQVMLSSTEETHNSSGSVEAGSDVPGPLVWIPFVEAIVPDVDTDRKEMQITPPKGLLQLNLRSDVRSKKERRQLEWKERKKATQRLIAAKKKLSELEQRHVFDGLRFGDKAQKSLIANQIVGINYKLFQQAMQNTVTPSISLLEFINANKTKLQENSSKASAEFNSAQGTERTLNPTQDLLQKGLKFVSEGKVAIVIVANEITSKDSAELHHLQGILSNEKRFTTAIKDGQISLPLIIVSPASEIQSVQELFSNHEYFAFDPHKVWLLEEEKLPVVTSSTEEQNKHKILLKSPWEILQSPVGSGGIFSLLSTHGILGNLMENGVEYVQVCSLSRASAIVDPLFIGFTDSCGADTGIKTDDNDKDLNEDFNLIFSVRFLKKITGQMNNLQFYKVETQNSHVQMVDDEWIDVVPSSPNSYELHCSIHSVLNTCSSDKICIMEGGGAY, from the exons ATGCAGCGAACAACATCTCTTCTCTCTTCCTGTTCCTCCTCCTCATCTTCTTCGTCATCATTTCCACTTCCTCTTTCCATCAGAGATGGATTACATTTTAACCTTAACAGACATAACTCATCTTCACTAccttatcaccaccaccactacacaACTAAAACACCCTTAAACTCTTCCTTCTTTTTTCGACGCGTTCTTCCTCCGGTCCTGCGTAGCACCGCTG TGACTGAAGAAATtattgaaacaagtaaagatgaaCTGAAATTCATTgaaattgggtatgtgtgtaaTGTTCATGGACTTCAAGGAGAACTTCGTGTAAAACCTAATACTGATTTCCCCGAATTACGATTTTCAGAG ggGAAAAGATGGCTAAAAGAACGAATCTCAGGGAAAGAAGTAATCAGGGAGGTTGAGATTGTTGAGGGGAGAGAGCATGCTGGACAGAAGAGTTGGATCCTTAGTTTCGAAGGGATTGACACTATTGACCAG GCGAAGCAACTTGTTGGGTCTGCACTACTCGTAAGAGAAGAAGACCGGCCAGTTTTGGAGGAAGGCGAGTTTTACAATCCAGATCTAATCGGCATGAGGGTTCTGCTTAAG GATACAGGAGAACTGGTGGGGACCGTTGTTAATGTTTTTAGCAGTGGAGGAAATGATCTCTTGCAAGTTATGCTTAGTTCAACTGAAGAAACACATAATAGTTCTGGTTCGGTAGAGGCAGGGAGTGATGTTCCTGGTCCCCTTGTTTGGATCCCATTTGTGGAAGCCATTGTTCCAGATGTGGATACTGATAGAAAAGAAATGCAGATTACTCCTCCGAAGGGGCTTCTTCAATTGAACCTGCGTTCCGATGTGAGGTCGAAAAAAGAAAGACGGCAACTG gagtggaaagaaagaaagaaggcaACACAGCGGCTCATAGCCGCTAAAAAGAAACTTTCTGAACTGGAACAAAGACATGTCTTCGATGGCTTAAGGTTTGGAGACAAAGCTCAAAAGAGCTTGATTGCAAATCAAATTGTTGGCATAAACTACAAATTGTTTCAACAGGCGATGCAGAATACTGTGACGCCCTCTATCAG TTTATTGGAGTTCATCAATGCAAACAAAACCAAATTACAAGAGAATTCTTCGAAAGCATCAGCAGAGTTTAATAGTGCCCAGGGAACTGAAAGGACACTAAATCCAACTCAAGATTTGCTACAAAAGGGCCTGAAGTTCGTATCTGAAGGGAAAGTTGCAATTGTTATAGTAGCAAACGAAATAACCAGTAAGGATTCTGCCGAACTGCATCATCTTCAGGGAATTCTATCCAATGAAAAGAGATTCACGACGGCG ATAAAAGATGGCCAGATCTCATTGCCTCTTATCATAGTGTCACCTGCCTCTGAAATTCAATCTGTCCAGGAGCTTTTCTCAAATCATGAATACTTTGCTTTTGACCCACATAAG GTGTGGCTCTTGGAGGAAGAAAAGCTGCCTGTTGTTACCAGCTCAACGGAAGAACAAAACAAGCACAAGATTTTGCTTAAATCACCGTGGGAAATCCTCCAATCACCAGTTGGATCGGGTGGAATTTTCAGCTTACTCTCAACTCACGGCATCCTTGGGAACCTTATGGAAAACGGTGTAGAATATGTTCAG GTATGCAGTTTGAGTAGAGCATCTGCCATTGTGGACCCATTATTCATTGGATTTACAGATTCCTGTGGAGCTGATACGGGAATCAAAACCGATGACAACGATAAAGATCTTAATGAAGATTTCAACTTGATATTCTCGGTGAGATTTCTGAAGAAGATAACCGGACAGATGAATAACCTTCAGTTTTATAAAGTTGAAACTCAAAATTCACATGTTCAGATGGTTGATGACGAATGGATCGATGTTGTGCCTTCTTCACCCAATTCATATGAGCTTCATTGCTCAATACACAGTGTCCTAAACACCTGCTCTTCTGACAAAATCTGTATAATGGAGGGTGGGGGTGCCTACTAA
- the LOC113289733 gene encoding mitogen-activated protein kinase 10-like, with translation MQQHQQQEHRKKNPSEMDFFSEYGDASRYKIQEVVGKGSYGVVCSAIDTHTGDKVAIKKIHDIFEHVSDAARILREIKLLRLLRHPDIVEIKHIMLPPSGRAFKDIYVVFELMESDLHQVIKANDDLTLEHYRFFLYQLLRALKYIHTANVFHRDLKPKNILANANCKLKICDFGLARVAFNDSPTTIFWTDYVATRWYRAPELCGSFFSKYTPAIDIWSIGCIFAEVLTGKPLFPGKNVVHQLDLMTDLLGTPSLDTISRVRNDKARRYLSTMRKKQPVSFAQKFPNADPIALKLLERLLAFDPKDRPTAAEALADPYFRGLAKVEREPSCQAISKLEFEFERRRVSKEDIRELIFREILEYHPQLLKDYTTGSERANFLYPSAVDQFRKQFVHLEENNGMMEPVIPLERKHTSLPRSTVVQSNTVPPTGQPYMGSSRDRQDQFQNSGDRVLPPPPLVEKTRRTMGPSTVVMKDTTKAYDPRLYTRSVAVFPPQPPVSSSSSQISFRRSSSMSGKQETVRAEMERDISQTYLNSAVATSPSL, from the exons AATCCCTCGGAGATGGATTTCTTCAGTGAGTATGGAGATGCCAGTAGGTATAAAATTCAAGAAGTTGTTGGAAAAGGAAGTTATGGTGTTGTTTGTTCAGCCATTGACACCCATACTGGAGACAAGGTGGCGATAAAGAAAATACATGATATCTTTGAACATGTATCTGATGCTGCTAGAATACTTCGTGAGATAAAGCTGCTCAGGCTTCTAAGGCATCCGGACATTGTTGAGATTAAACACATTATGTTGCCTCCATCCGGAAGAGCTTTTAAAGATATTTATGTTGTTTTTGAACTCATGGAGTCGGATCTTCACCAAGTCATTAAAGCTAATGACGACTTAACGCTGGAGCATTATCGGTTTTTTCTTTATCAGCTGCTACGAGCGTTGAAATATATCCATACAG CAAATGTGTTCCACAGGGATTTGAAACCGAAGAATATATTGGCTAATGCAAACTGCAAACTTAAAATTTGTGACTTCGGGTTAGCGAGAGTTGCATTCAACGACTCTCCGACAACTATATTTTGGACG GATTATGTAGCCACAAGATGGTATAGAGCTCCAGAGTTGTGTGGGTCATTTTTTTCCAAG TATACACCTGCAATTGATATTTGGAGTATTGGCTGCATCTTTGCTGAGGTGTTAACAGGAAAGCCATTGTTTCCTGGGAAAAATGTTGTTCACCAGTTGGATTTGATGACTGATCTACTCGGAACACCTTCTTTAGATACCATTTCACGG GTTCGGAATGATAAAGCTAGAAGATACTTGAGTACGATGAGAAAAAAACAACCCGTGTCATTCGCACAGAAGTTTCCAAATGCCGATCCTATAGCACTTAAACTATTGGAGAGGCTATTGGCATTTGATCCAAAGGATCGACCAACTGCTGCTGAG GCACTAGCTGATCCTTACTTTAGAGGCCTAGCCAAAGTGGAGAGAGAACCCTCCTGCCAGGCAATCTCAAAACTAGAATTTGAGTTTGAGCGGAGGCGGGTGTCAAAGGAGGACATTCGAGAACTAATATTTCGTGAAATACTAGAGTATCATCCGCAACTATTAAAAGATTACACTACTGGAAGTGAAAGGGCAAATTTTCTCTATCCCAG TGCTGTAGATCAATTCAGAAAGCAGTTTGTTCACCTAGAGGAGAACAATGGAATGATGGAGCCTGTTATTCCACTTGAGAGGAAACATACTTCTCTCCCAAG ATCAACAGTTGTGCAGTCAAATACAGTTCCGCCAACGGGACAACCATATATGGGTTCATCAAGAGATCGGCAAGACCAGTTTCAGAACTCTGGGGACAGAGTTCTCCCCCCTCCACCCCTCGTGGAAAAAACTAGAAGAACCATGGGACCCTCGACCGTTGTGATGAAAGATACTACAAAAGCATATGATCCAAGATTGTACACTAGGAGCGTCGCAGTTTTTCCTCCTCAACCTCCCGTCTCATCCTCATCATCTCAGATAAGTTTCCGCAGAAGTAGCAGTATGTCCGGGAAGCAAGAAACAGTTAGGGCAGAGATGGAGAGAGACATTTCTCAAACTTATTTGAATAGTGCTGTAGCGACATCTCCATCTTTGTAA